ATCAGATGACATGATCAGTGTAGTTGTTTTACAAGCACATAcgtatttttatatcatgtttCTTTGATTTCCCACTTCAAAATCAGGAAGGAATCTCATTTCTTTGCTTGATCTCTCATCTACAATGAGTCTTGTGACAACGACAATCACTCAGAAACTGCCAATACCTTCCTTGCACCCACACCCATCCCTTTCAGAGCCTCATCTTTTTCCCAAGAGCTGTTTTCTAGCTAGTCCTGCAAATGGTGTTCAATAGGCATGTATGGGGTGTCATCTATACAGATAGAGACTCCtcgaaaataacttttttatctttttaaattttgtaaatagAGACGTGTCTGTGTCATAATTTTATCCCTAAAAGTCCAAGCGGTTTGTGTATATCTTGATCatgcaatgggaggtgatagcGAAGAGTCCCACTGTAAATATCCTTTGTCGTGTGAGAGGCTCTAAGATGAATGATCACTCTTgaactaattaaataattgtATTTATCTTGTAAAtacgaaataaaaataaaaggctgtAGTACTCCTTGTGGGTAATGATGTGGTGTTCGGTGACTCCcaggaaaaaaacatatatatatagatggtaAAGGGTTTGAAACAGGCCCgagcaaaatataaatatataagacAATAACTACAAACCATGTCCCTTAGTGGTGAGATGATCTCCAGCTGCAGCAGAGCGTGGGAGGTTTCATGATTACATGATAAAGAGGAGGAGCATATATAGGAAAATGTCTGCAGACAGAGCCTGACTTGTGAGCCTGAATTAGCAAATTAAATACAAGCAAACCTCAATTATATGGTTCTGTCAACGTAATTATGGAATCTGGTGACTCGAGGAATAATGCAGGCATGATTTAATAGATAAATGCAATAAAAACAAGGGGTTTGGTTATGTACAGACCCCTGCAGGGTCATGgaaaggttttctttttattattaatataaatattcggatttatattttaactaatttataatttttatagttaataattatataaattttaagtaatcctaaaagaatttaaatttataattattagaaaataaactcaaaatccaACTAGAGCTATTAAATGGAAAGGTTTTTAATGGTGATAAATAGGGTAATGTGAGACGTAATTATgtaaataatgaataataagGGCGGCCTCTAATTTAATTAGCCGAATAAGGATTATCTCGCCTTTATTCTCTTGCATTGCTTTTTCAGGATGATAAGGGTTGAATAAAACTTAACTGGTGagttctaaatttgtttttttttaaattattaatttgaattttataaattttacaaccattaaaaatttatataattattaatttataaaattaatataattattaatttataaaattaatctagaTATATAAACTCGAAAATTATATACCTACTCGCTGTATTCCCGCGGAAATCAAATGTTTGctgtcctctttttttttttttttttccggtcaTGGTGTCACGATCAACTTATTGTTCTGGCCGAAACCCAACTTTCACAATTATCCCTTGGGCAGTAAATCTCAATTTCAATGTAGTTTTACATATAATATAAAGTTCTCTCTTCCCAAAATGATAATATCTTCCTCGCAATAATCTCAATATTAATCCTCCtcataaattcattaatctcttcattttatgataattatttgttttagatttctCCAATGAGGTGACCAAATCAATGGCCTTCATTATCTGGTGATTTCCATCCATTGAGCATTCctcctcattttattttgtttttgtttttttattaatttctgtCTGTAAATTCCCCTTGATCGGTCTTAAGAACGTCCTCCCGTCCAAGCAGAGCATGAAGGAGGTATCcctgcaaatatatatatatatatatataaacaacagATATAAGCTAATAAAAACACACAATGAGAAGGAGAGAACCCCTTACCTCTCAAGAAGAAACATAGACCACGTAAACGGACACGGTGAACGGGTGGATCACAACACGCACACAACACAGAGCCCTACAAACGGAATGAACAGAAAACACGTGAAACCAGACGGAAAAGAAGCCACACACAACTGGGAAATGGAGATGGaggataaagaaaattaaagaggaaaataaaaaatggccTTGATGGAAAATTGATGGATGTCACTGATGATTAATGGAATTCAATTAGTTTAAGTTGCCAGAGTTAGTTTTGGtgattagaaatttaatttgaagtccTTAAAACTCCTTAACTTTGCAGATGAATAATATAGCTTTGATAACTATATACACTCAACAGCCATGTGtattatatctataaaaaaaaaagtcatgtcGTCGGATTTTGTGTTTCGGTCACCGGAGTCCGTAAAAATCAATTCCGTCCCGAAGCCCACGCGCCGCCACCACAATCTGAGTCTAGTACTCTCGTCGGGTGATTCAAGGAAAAAACACTTGAATTGACCGGAGTACCCATTAAACCTCAGATTTGGACATCACGGAGAGTCGGCTTGGTCGTGGCTGGAAAGCAGAACGCCTCCGTTGCTGGTGTGAAGAGGGCCGAATCAAAGAAGCAAGAGCTCTCCTCACCAAATCACCTTCGACACCGCCGATTCTCACTAGCGAATTTGTCATTGCAGATCTGCGCGCATTCAACCGATTGTTGTTTGAAGAGTAGTTGGATGACGAAGGCGAGCCCCCAAACCCTACGCCTTTATGGAGACTACAACGGAAGGAGCCTGGATGAGTCGTCGGTGAGCACATACAGGTACGCTTAGGAGTGCTCTGTTTTTTAACGACCTGATGGTGATGGCTCCGAGAGGGATTGACGGTGGAGATTGAACGGTTAGGAGATACGGCATTTAAACGGACGGATGGAGAAGACGACTGTGAGGTGTGTCCGTACATGTTGACACGTGTGGGGGAGGCGGATCTGGTGAAGAAAGTTGATGAGCGAGAGGTGAAACTTGAGCTTGAAGAAGCGAAAGCGGTGGAGGAGGCGTAAGACGTCGGAGATCTGGTTAAGTGCTGGTGAAATCTGCCGGGAGGAGAGACTGAGCGGAGAGCTGGTCCGCTTGATGTTCTTCTAGAAGATCCAGTGGCTGTGGCCGCCattttggtggtggtggagttgatttttagggtttaaaagtacagagagagagaggggaaatCTAGGCAGAGAAAGAAagtgggaatttttttttttattttttttttctagtcagAGGCGTTCGGCTAGTTGATTTGGCAAACCTAGCTTTACTCGAGCGACATCTTTATAGGGAAGGGAAGGGGGTAGGGTGTTCGATATCTCGCGATATCTTGAGGGGTTCGGGAtcttttaatttgggttttctTTTGGAGTCCTTGGAGGTTTAAGTATTTACATGTCGATAAGGATTTTTAAGATTTCCTTTGTTTGGGTATTTTGGTGTATTTATGGAATTTCCtttgtatataaaatttaaaattggttgagtattgtcattttattaaaattttcataaaaatatatatat
The Populus nigra chromosome 3, ddPopNigr1.1, whole genome shotgun sequence genome window above contains:
- the LOC133690259 gene encoding uncharacterized protein LOC133690259 — its product is MAATATGSSRRTSSGPALRSVSPPGRFHQHLTRSPTSYASSTAFASSSSSFTSRSSTFFTRSASPTRVNMYGHTSQSSSPSVRLNAVSPNRSISTVNPSRSHHHQVVKKQSTPKRTCMCSPTTHPGSFRCSLHKGVGFGGSPSSSNYSSNNNRLNARRSAMTNSLVRIGGVEGDLVRRALASLIRPSSHQQRRRSAFQPRPSRLSVMSKSEV